In Euphorbia lathyris chromosome 9, ddEupLath1.1, whole genome shotgun sequence, the following are encoded in one genomic region:
- the LOC136205197 gene encoding sulfiredoxin, chloroplastic/mitochondrial isoform X1 yields MFQICKMKAFFRRIGKKRRGRKKGEIRLELLSGERRKNGELHSESAGAVPIPGGGAGPLILELPLEKIRRPLMRTRSNDPLKVRDLMDSIQLIGLQVPIDVLEVDGVYYGFSGCHRYEAHQRLGLPTIRCKVRRGTKQTLRHHMR; encoded by the exons atgTTCCAAATATGTAAAATGAAAGCATTTTTTAGGCGAATAGGGaaaaaaagaagaggaagaaagaaAGGGGAAATCAGGTTGGAATTGTTATCCGGAGAAAGAAGGAAAAATGGCGAACTTCATTCTGAGAGTGCCG GAGCTGTTCCTATTCCTGGAGGAGGAGCAGGCCCGTTGATTTTAGAACTTCCGTTGGAAAAGATTAGAAGACCACTTATGCGAACCAGATCTAACGATCCTCTCAAAGTTAGAGACCTTATGGATAGCATTCAACTTATTGGCCTTCAAGTCCCT ATTGATGTGCTTGAGGTTGATGGAGTGTACTAtg GATTCTCAGGTTGCCATAGGTATGAAGCTCACCAAAGGCTTGGCCTCCCAACCATTCGCTGCAAAGTTCGACGTGGAACTAAACAAACTCTGAG GCATCATATGCGATGA
- the LOC136205197 gene encoding sulfiredoxin, chloroplastic/mitochondrial isoform X2, whose translation MANFILRVPVSNTNLKSFCISASSNGAVPIPGGGAGPLILELPLEKIRRPLMRTRSNDPLKVRDLMDSIQLIGLQVPIDVLEVDGVYYGFSGCHRYEAHQRLGLPTIRCKVRRGTKQTLRHHMR comes from the exons ATGGCGAACTTCATTCTGAGAGTGCCGGTAAGCAACACCAACCTTAAGAGCTTCTGTATCTCGGCTTCATCCAACG GAGCTGTTCCTATTCCTGGAGGAGGAGCAGGCCCGTTGATTTTAGAACTTCCGTTGGAAAAGATTAGAAGACCACTTATGCGAACCAGATCTAACGATCCTCTCAAAGTTAGAGACCTTATGGATAGCATTCAACTTATTGGCCTTCAAGTCCCT ATTGATGTGCTTGAGGTTGATGGAGTGTACTAtg GATTCTCAGGTTGCCATAGGTATGAAGCTCACCAAAGGCTTGGCCTCCCAACCATTCGCTGCAAAGTTCGACGTGGAACTAAACAAACTCTGAG GCATCATATGCGATGA